In Rhizobium oryzihabitans, one DNA window encodes the following:
- a CDS encoding UDP-glucuronic acid decarboxylase family protein, with product MRNFVPNEHDNGVTIYDEWRPGQRVLVNGGAGFLGSHLCERLLGCGHEVVCLDDLSTGRTANIEHLRDNKRFLLVEHDVRKPYDIDVSLIFNFASPASPPDYQRDPVGTLLTNVLGAVNVLEVARRCGATVVQSSTSEVYGDPLVNPQPETYFGNVNTIGPRACYDEGKRSAETLFFDYHRCHGVDIKVGRIFNTYGPRMRPDDGRVVSNFIVQALKGADITIYGDGSQTRSFCYVDDLIDGFLRFSAKPKDCIGPINLGNPSEIPVRQLADIVIRMTNSRSRIVHLPAAIDDPQQRRPDISRAKEQLRWQPRVPLEMGLERTIVYFDALLAGRKMAEAV from the coding sequence ATGCGTAATTTCGTTCCCAACGAGCATGACAACGGCGTCACAATCTATGACGAGTGGAGGCCAGGCCAGCGCGTTCTCGTTAATGGCGGTGCCGGTTTCCTTGGCTCCCACCTTTGCGAGCGTCTGCTGGGCTGCGGCCACGAAGTGGTCTGCCTCGACGATCTTTCGACCGGACGAACCGCAAATATCGAACATTTGCGCGACAATAAGCGCTTTCTGCTGGTTGAGCACGATGTGCGCAAACCCTATGACATCGATGTCTCGCTGATCTTCAACTTCGCCTCTCCGGCCTCGCCGCCGGATTATCAGCGCGATCCCGTCGGCACCCTGCTCACCAATGTGCTTGGCGCGGTCAACGTGCTGGAAGTTGCCCGCAGATGCGGTGCAACCGTGGTGCAATCTTCGACATCGGAAGTCTATGGCGACCCGCTCGTCAATCCGCAGCCGGAAACCTATTTCGGTAATGTAAATACAATCGGGCCGCGAGCTTGCTACGATGAAGGGAAACGCAGCGCTGAGACGCTGTTTTTCGATTATCACCGCTGCCACGGTGTCGATATCAAGGTGGGACGCATCTTCAACACCTATGGGCCGCGCATGCGCCCGGATGACGGACGCGTTGTTTCCAACTTCATCGTGCAGGCACTGAAGGGTGCCGACATCACCATTTATGGCGATGGCAGCCAGACGCGCTCCTTCTGCTATGTCGACGATCTCATTGACGGTTTCCTGCGATTTTCGGCCAAGCCGAAGGACTGCATCGGGCCGATCAATCTCGGCAATCCGAGTGAAATTCCGGTGCGGCAGCTCGCCGATATCGTCATCCGCATGACGAATTCCCGCTCGCGCATTGTCCATCTGCCTGCAGCGATCGACGATCCGCAGCAGCGCCGCCCCGATATTTCGCGGGCCAAGGAGCAGCTCCGGTGGCAACCCCGTGTACCGCTCGAAATGGGACTTGAAAGAACCATCGTCTATTTCGATGCGCTCCTCGCAGGCAGGAAAATGGCGGAGGCCGTATGA
- a CDS encoding helix-turn-helix domain-containing protein encodes MFMGTSDYAAKPSGAVAPINGTLLIIADPDLFSECLVEALGKKFPTFAVVSVTSSATIDDDYGANVRLVLPYRISSERLHGVLSAVREKHPDAPIALVVETIEKFEESLKQLVGTRIIDGVLPLNLRLDVFMAAVDLLMKGGEHFPAALLGKLTPYSQAVHGKSVQSSAVIANRADALSASRSEISALTTREVQILDLLCKGTQNKIIADRLHLSENTVKVHVRNIYKKMHVRNRTEAASRFFNKDEDAAFSGWRN; translated from the coding sequence ATGTTCATGGGAACTTCAGATTATGCGGCAAAACCAAGTGGTGCCGTTGCTCCTATAAATGGAACTTTATTAATCATAGCGGATCCGGACCTGTTTTCCGAGTGCCTCGTAGAGGCGTTGGGCAAAAAGTTCCCCACATTCGCCGTGGTGAGCGTCACGTCGTCGGCAACGATTGACGATGATTACGGCGCGAATGTCCGGTTGGTCCTGCCATACCGCATATCGTCGGAGCGGCTTCATGGCGTTCTTTCAGCCGTCCGCGAAAAACATCCGGACGCGCCGATCGCACTCGTCGTTGAAACCATCGAGAAGTTCGAAGAGTCGCTGAAGCAGCTGGTGGGGACGCGCATTATAGATGGCGTGCTGCCGCTCAATCTGCGGCTCGACGTCTTCATGGCGGCCGTTGACCTGCTCATGAAGGGCGGAGAGCATTTTCCGGCAGCTCTTCTCGGCAAGCTCACACCTTATTCCCAGGCCGTTCATGGCAAAAGCGTTCAAAGCAGCGCCGTGATCGCCAATCGTGCCGACGCCCTCTCTGCCAGCAGAAGCGAGATATCCGCGCTGACGACGCGCGAGGTTCAAATTCTCGACCTGCTGTGCAAGGGAACGCAAAACAAAATCATCGCGGACCGGCTTCATCTGTCGGAAAACACTGTGAAAGTACACGTCCGCAACATCTACAAGAAGATGCACGTCCGTAACCGCACGGAGGCGGCGTCACGGTTCTTTAATAAGGACGAAGACGCGGCCTTTTCCGGCTGGAGAAACTGA